A single genomic interval of Cucumis sativus cultivar 9930 chromosome 7, Cucumber_9930_V3, whole genome shotgun sequence harbors:
- the LOC101216543 gene encoding uncharacterized protein LOC101216543 isoform X2: MMISRLFLKLLLDRDGTNGMLDPWYESKGLKDANQVLAYFAISKLGEAPVDGITDTNPEGLTAAYGKWASAVAGRLSAAGLSCKVLGKEAFEKQMLEKLIWISAFMLVGARHPGATVGAVEKDYRSEVSSLIAELASAAAAERQLVFEEGIEERLCAYSRAVAHFPTAVKEFKWRNGWFYSLSEKAIAAGKPDPCPLHTAWLKELKVV, from the exons AATGGAATGCTGGACCCTTGGTATGAAAGCAAAGGTCTAAAGGATGCTAATCAAGTGTTAGCATATTTTGCTATCTCAAAGCTCGGAGAGGCTCCAGTGGATGGAATAACAGATACCAATCCTGAAGGACTGACAGCAGCGTACGGAAAATGGGCATCTGCCGTAGCAGGAAGGCTCAGTGCTGCAGGCCTCTCCTGTAAG GTTCTTGGTAAGGAAGCTTTTGAGAAACAAATGTTGGAGAAACTGATTTGGATTTCTGCATTTATGCTTGTTGGAGCACGTCATCCAGGTGCCACAGTGGGTGCTGTGGAGAAGGATTATCGCTCTGAA GTTTCTAGTCTCATTGCAGAACTCGCATCTGCAGCTGCAGCTGAAAGGCAGTTGGTGTTCGAAGAAGGTATAGAGGAAAGATTATGTGCGTATTCTCGGGCTGTTGCTCACTTCCCTACTGCAGTAAAAGAG TTCAAGTGGCGAAACGGGTGGTTCTATTCTCTGTCAGAAAAAGCTATTGCTGCAGGAAAACCTGACCCCTGCCCCCTCCATACTGCATGGCTTAAGGAGCTGAAGGTTGTCTAG